One part of the Streptococcus sp. oral taxon 431 genome encodes these proteins:
- a CDS encoding 16S rRNA (uracil(1498)-N(3))-methyltransferase has product MQQYFVKGSAVSPVTIEDKETSKHMFQVMRLKEDDEVALVFDDGIKRLARVVNVEARQFELVEELDDNVELPVQVTIASGFPKGDKLEFITQKVTELGASQIWAFPADWSVAKWDGKKLGKKVEKLEKIALGAAEQSKRNFVPSITLFEKKADFLAQLSQFDRIVVAYEESAKEGESAALIQAVAGLEKGAKLLFIFGPEGGLSPAEIESFEAKGAVLAGLGPRILRAETAPLYALSALSVLLELEK; this is encoded by the coding sequence ACAAGGAGACCAGCAAGCACATGTTTCAGGTTATGCGCCTGAAAGAAGATGATGAGGTCGCTTTAGTATTTGATGATGGCATTAAGCGTTTGGCGCGCGTGGTCAATGTGGAGGCGCGTCAGTTTGAGCTGGTTGAGGAATTGGATGACAATGTGGAACTGCCAGTCCAAGTGACTATCGCATCTGGTTTTCCCAAGGGAGATAAGTTGGAGTTTATCACTCAAAAGGTGACGGAACTAGGTGCCAGTCAGATTTGGGCCTTCCCTGCAGACTGGTCAGTTGCTAAATGGGACGGTAAAAAACTAGGGAAAAAAGTCGAGAAACTAGAAAAAATCGCCCTTGGAGCAGCCGAGCAAAGCAAGCGCAACTTTGTCCCAAGTATTACGCTTTTTGAGAAAAAGGCAGACTTTCTAGCACAACTGAGCCAGTTTGATCGCATCGTGGTGGCTTATGAAGAGTCGGCTAAAGAAGGAGAATCAGCCGCACTTATACAAGCAGTTGCTGGACTGGAAAAAGGAGCTAAATTGCTCTTTATCTTTGGTCCAGAAGGTGGTCTCTCACCTGCAGAAATCGAGAGTTTTGAAGCTAAAGGAGCAGTCTTGGCAGGTCTTGGTCCTCGTATTTTGCGAGCAGAAACAGCACCGCTTTATGCCCTGTCAGCCCTTAGTGTTTTATTAGAATTAGAGAAATAA